The following coding sequences lie in one Panicum virgatum strain AP13 chromosome 6N, P.virgatum_v5, whole genome shotgun sequence genomic window:
- the LOC120679312 gene encoding probable inactive leucine-rich repeat receptor-like protein kinase At3g03770 isoform X1: MAWHLSILVMATTCLMLFPVSKQSSKIELLQQLRKQLEYPRQLDAWGSPSSDPCYTQPTAVLAVTCEGNAITELKIIGDRITKPPKFSGYSVPNVTLSESFILDSFVTTLARLTTLRVVILVSLGIWGPLPDKLHRLSSLEVLDLSSNFLYGLIPPKLSVMSKLHTVTLDGNYFNGSVPDWLDSFSNLTVLRLQSNRLMGSIPASIAKATMLTELALAGNSISGDVPNLGNLSKLEMLDFRDNELDGELPEMPTAVVTILLSKNSLKGEIPEQFGQLNQLQHIDLSFNFLVGSPPVKLFALPNISYLNLAANMLSGSLSSSLTCSSTLGFVDLSTNRLTGDLPSCLNGNLNNKVVKFEGNCFKVDPAHQHEGKYCQQSHKWRGSSKDVGFVVTVVCILFIVLVVFLVLMVSNKRSCQEVLSKQLFLQKHTQDNSTTGMSSELLVNARCVPQAVKLGTHIQPSHRMFSLEELKEATKIFERSAFLGEGAIGKLYKGKLENGTLIAIRCLALHQRYSIRNLKLRLDLLGKLRHPNLVCLLGHCIDSTIDESSVKRVFLVYEYMPGGTLASYLYASSPEKTLKWCHRLQVLIAIAKAVHFLHTGIVPGSLYNRLKTSSILLDEHLSAKLSDYGLSIITEEIYKHEVIGEGKRYLQNNAAETENSEDDVYSFGCIILEVLMGSKLHEKGDPSVLKDLIVSISSLEECCEVLDPVVIGTSSQDSLSAVVSIMIKCMSVECSTRPSMEEVLWNLQYAAQVQVTADGD; this comes from the exons ATGGCTTGGCACCTTAGTATCCTTGTCATGGCGACAACCTGTTTGATGTTATTCCCAGTAAGCAAGCAGTCTTCAAAGATtgagctgctgcagcagctcaGGAAGCAGCTAGAGTATCCCAGGCAGTTAGATGCATGGGGTAGCCCAAGCAGTGACCCGTGCTACACTCAGCCCACTGCGGTGCTTGCGGTCACCTGTGAGGGAAATGCCATCACAGAGCTTAAGATCATTGGCGATAGGATCACCAAGCCACCAAAATTCAGTGGCTATTCTGTTCCCAATGTCACCCTCTCAGAAtccttcattcttgattcgtttGTTACTACATTGGCAAGGCTAACTACCCTGAGAGTTGTTATTCTGGTGTCTTTGGGCATATGGGGCCCTCTCCCGGATAAGCTTCACCGCTTATCTTCGCTTGAAGTACTTGATTTGAGCTCCAATTTTCTGTATGGTTTGATCCCTCCCAAGCTATCAGTCATGTCGAAGCTACATACTGTGACACTGGATGGTAATTACTTCAACGGAAGTGTGCCAGATTGGCTTGACTCATTCTCGAACCTTACTGTTCTTCGGTTGCAGAGTAACCGGCTGATGGGGTCCATACCAGCATCAATTGCCAAAGCTACCATGCTTACAGAGCTCGCGCTTGCTGGCAATAGCATATCGGGTGATGTTCCAAATTTAGGCAACCTAAGTAAACTTGAGATGCTGGATTTTAGGGACAATGAGTTGGATGGAGAGCTTCCTGAGATGCCTACAGCAGTAGTAACAATCTTACTTAGCAAAAATTCACTTAAAGGTGAAATTCCTGAGCAGTTTGGTCAGTTGAACCAGCTTCAGCACATTGATCTCTCGTTCAACTTTCTTGTGGGGAGTCCTCCTGTAAAATTGTTTGCTCTCCCTAACATCAGTTACTTGAACTTGGCCGCAAATATGCTCAGTGGATCACTCTCGAGTAGTTTAACATGCAGCAGCACCCTAGGCTTTGTGGATTTGTCCACTAACCGACTCACAGGTGATCTTCCTAGTTGTCTAAATGGTAATTTGAATAACAAGGTTGTTAAGTTTGAGGGTAATTGCTTTAAAGTTGACCCTGCCCACCAGCATGAAGGTAAATATTGCCAACAATCTCATAAGTGGAGAGGATCAAGCAAGGATGTTGGATTTGTAGTCACTGTTGTCTGCATATTGTTTATTGTGCTTGTGGTTTTTCTGGTGTTAATGGTTTCCAATAAAAGAAGCTGTCAGGAAGTTCTGTCAAAACAACTGTTCCTGCAAAAGCATACCCAAGATAATTCGACTACAGGAATGTCCTCAGAACTGCTGGTGAATGCAA GGTGTGTACCGCAAGCTGTCAAGTTAGGAACACATATACAGCCATCGCATCGCATGTTTTCTTTAGAAGAACTAAAGGAAGCAACCAAAATATTTGAACGGTCAGCATTTCTAGGCGAGGGAGCAATTggaaag CTTTACAAGGGAAAACTAGAGAATGGGACCCTGATTGCCATAAGATGCTTGGCATTGCACCAGCGATATTCAATTAGGAATCTAAAGCTCCGTTTAGATCTCCTTGGAAAGCTTCGCCATCCTAATCTTGTTTGCCTGTTGGGGCACTGCATTGACAGCACAATTGATGAATCAAGTGTGAAGAGGGTTTTCCTTGTATATGAATATATGCCTGGTGGAACTCTGGCTTCTTATCTTTATG CCTCTAGTCCAGAGAAGACTCTAAAGTGGTGTCATAGGCTGCAGGTGCTAATTGCCATAGCTAAGGCTGTTCATTTCCTACATACAGGAATAGTTCCTGGTTCCTTGTATAATCGGCTAAAGACTTCTAGTATTTTGCTTGACGAACACCTTTCGGCAAAGTTGAGCGACTATGGATTATCCATAATTACAGAGGAGATATACAAACATGAG GTAATAGGAGAAGGGAAAAGATACTTGCAAAATAATGCTGCAGAAAC GGAAAATTCGGAGGATGATGTATACTCTTTTGGTTGTATTATACTCGAAGTCCTTATGGGCTCAAAATTGCATGAAAAGGGTGATCCTTCTGTTTTGAAAGATCTG ATTGTGTCAATATCAAGCCTGGAAGAGTGCTGTGAAGTTTTGGATCCAGTCGTTATTGGCACTTCTTCACAGGATTCCTTATCTGCGGTGGTTTCAATAATGATAAAATGCATGTCCGTCGAGTGCTCAACCCGTCCTTCCATGGAAGAGGTTCTCTGGAACCTGCAATATGCTGCCCAAGTCCAGGTGACAGCTGATGGCGACTAG
- the LOC120679312 gene encoding probable inactive leucine-rich repeat receptor-like protein kinase At3g03770 isoform X2 codes for MAWHLSILVMATTCLMLFPVSKQSSKIELLQQLRKQLEYPRQLDAWGSPSSDPCYTQPTAVLAVTCEGNAITELKIIGDRITKPPKFSGYSVPNVTLSESFILDSFVTTLARLTTLRVVILVSLGIWGPLPDKLHRLSSLEVLDLSSNFLYGLIPPKLSVMSKLHTVTLDGNYFNGSVPDWLDSFSNLTVLRLQSNRLMGSIPASIAKATMLTELALAGNSISGDVPNLGNLSKLEMLDFRDNELDGELPEMPTAVVTILLSKNSLKGEIPEQFGQLNQLQHIDLSFNFLVGSPPVKLFALPNISYLNLAANMLSGSLSSSLTCSSTLGFVDLSTNRLTGDLPSCLNGNLNNKVVKFEGNCFKVDPAHQHEGKYCQQSHKWRGSSKDVGFVVTVVCILFIVLVVFLVLMVSNKRSCQEVLSKQLFLQKHTQDNSTTGMSSELLVNARCVPQAVKLGTHIQPSHRMFSLEELKEATKIFERSAFLGEGAIGKLYKGKLENGTLIAIRCLALHQRYSIRNLKLRLDLLGKLRHPNLVCLLGHCIDSTIDESSVKRVFLVYEYMPGGTLASYLYGIVPGSLYNRLKTSSILLDEHLSAKLSDYGLSIITEEIYKHEVIGEGKRYLQNNAAETENSEDDVYSFGCIILEVLMGSKLHEKGDPSVLKDLIVSISSLEECCEVLDPVVIGTSSQDSLSAVVSIMIKCMSVECSTRPSMEEVLWNLQYAAQVQVTADGD; via the exons ATGGCTTGGCACCTTAGTATCCTTGTCATGGCGACAACCTGTTTGATGTTATTCCCAGTAAGCAAGCAGTCTTCAAAGATtgagctgctgcagcagctcaGGAAGCAGCTAGAGTATCCCAGGCAGTTAGATGCATGGGGTAGCCCAAGCAGTGACCCGTGCTACACTCAGCCCACTGCGGTGCTTGCGGTCACCTGTGAGGGAAATGCCATCACAGAGCTTAAGATCATTGGCGATAGGATCACCAAGCCACCAAAATTCAGTGGCTATTCTGTTCCCAATGTCACCCTCTCAGAAtccttcattcttgattcgtttGTTACTACATTGGCAAGGCTAACTACCCTGAGAGTTGTTATTCTGGTGTCTTTGGGCATATGGGGCCCTCTCCCGGATAAGCTTCACCGCTTATCTTCGCTTGAAGTACTTGATTTGAGCTCCAATTTTCTGTATGGTTTGATCCCTCCCAAGCTATCAGTCATGTCGAAGCTACATACTGTGACACTGGATGGTAATTACTTCAACGGAAGTGTGCCAGATTGGCTTGACTCATTCTCGAACCTTACTGTTCTTCGGTTGCAGAGTAACCGGCTGATGGGGTCCATACCAGCATCAATTGCCAAAGCTACCATGCTTACAGAGCTCGCGCTTGCTGGCAATAGCATATCGGGTGATGTTCCAAATTTAGGCAACCTAAGTAAACTTGAGATGCTGGATTTTAGGGACAATGAGTTGGATGGAGAGCTTCCTGAGATGCCTACAGCAGTAGTAACAATCTTACTTAGCAAAAATTCACTTAAAGGTGAAATTCCTGAGCAGTTTGGTCAGTTGAACCAGCTTCAGCACATTGATCTCTCGTTCAACTTTCTTGTGGGGAGTCCTCCTGTAAAATTGTTTGCTCTCCCTAACATCAGTTACTTGAACTTGGCCGCAAATATGCTCAGTGGATCACTCTCGAGTAGTTTAACATGCAGCAGCACCCTAGGCTTTGTGGATTTGTCCACTAACCGACTCACAGGTGATCTTCCTAGTTGTCTAAATGGTAATTTGAATAACAAGGTTGTTAAGTTTGAGGGTAATTGCTTTAAAGTTGACCCTGCCCACCAGCATGAAGGTAAATATTGCCAACAATCTCATAAGTGGAGAGGATCAAGCAAGGATGTTGGATTTGTAGTCACTGTTGTCTGCATATTGTTTATTGTGCTTGTGGTTTTTCTGGTGTTAATGGTTTCCAATAAAAGAAGCTGTCAGGAAGTTCTGTCAAAACAACTGTTCCTGCAAAAGCATACCCAAGATAATTCGACTACAGGAATGTCCTCAGAACTGCTGGTGAATGCAA GGTGTGTACCGCAAGCTGTCAAGTTAGGAACACATATACAGCCATCGCATCGCATGTTTTCTTTAGAAGAACTAAAGGAAGCAACCAAAATATTTGAACGGTCAGCATTTCTAGGCGAGGGAGCAATTggaaag CTTTACAAGGGAAAACTAGAGAATGGGACCCTGATTGCCATAAGATGCTTGGCATTGCACCAGCGATATTCAATTAGGAATCTAAAGCTCCGTTTAGATCTCCTTGGAAAGCTTCGCCATCCTAATCTTGTTTGCCTGTTGGGGCACTGCATTGACAGCACAATTGATGAATCAAGTGTGAAGAGGGTTTTCCTTGTATATGAATATATGCCTGGTGGAACTCTGGCTTCTTATCTTTATG GAATAGTTCCTGGTTCCTTGTATAATCGGCTAAAGACTTCTAGTATTTTGCTTGACGAACACCTTTCGGCAAAGTTGAGCGACTATGGATTATCCATAATTACAGAGGAGATATACAAACATGAG GTAATAGGAGAAGGGAAAAGATACTTGCAAAATAATGCTGCAGAAAC GGAAAATTCGGAGGATGATGTATACTCTTTTGGTTGTATTATACTCGAAGTCCTTATGGGCTCAAAATTGCATGAAAAGGGTGATCCTTCTGTTTTGAAAGATCTG ATTGTGTCAATATCAAGCCTGGAAGAGTGCTGTGAAGTTTTGGATCCAGTCGTTATTGGCACTTCTTCACAGGATTCCTTATCTGCGGTGGTTTCAATAATGATAAAATGCATGTCCGTCGAGTGCTCAACCCGTCCTTCCATGGAAGAGGTTCTCTGGAACCTGCAATATGCTGCCCAAGTCCAGGTGACAGCTGATGGCGACTAG
- the LOC120679312 gene encoding probable inactive leucine-rich repeat receptor-like protein kinase At3g03770 isoform X3, with the protein MAWHLSILVMATTCLMLFPVSKQSSKIELLQQLRKQLEYPRQLDAWGSPSSDPCYTQPTAVLAVTCEGNAITELKIIGDRITKPPKFSGYSVPNVTLSESFILDSFVTTLARLTTLRVVILVSLGIWGPLPDKLHRLSSLEVLDLSSNFLYGLIPPKLSVMSKLHTVTLDGNYFNGSVPDWLDSFSNLTVLRLQSNRLMGSIPASIAKATMLTELALAGNSISGDVPNLGNLSKLEMLDFRDNELDGELPEMPTAVVTILLSKNSLKGEIPEQFGQLNQLQHIDLSFNFLVGSPPVKLFALPNISYLNLAANMLSGSLSSSLTCSSTLGFVDLSTNRLTGDLPSCLNGNLNNKVVKFEGNCFKVDPAHQHEGKYCQQSHKWRGSSKDVGFVVTVVCILFIVLVVFLVLMVSNKRSCQEVLSKQLFLQKHTQDNSTTGMSSELLVNARCVPQAVKLGTHIQPSHRMFSLEELKEATKIFERSAFLGEGAIGKLYKGKLENGTLIAIRCLALHQRYSIRNLKLRLDLLGKLRHPNLVCLLGHCIDSTIDESSVKRVFLVYEYMPGGTLASYLYASSPEKTLKWCHRLQVLIAIAKAVHFLHTGIVPGSLYNRLKTSSILLDEHLSAKLSDYGLSIITEEIYKHEVIGEGKRYLQNNAAETLCQYQAWKSAVKFWIQSLLALLHRIPYLRWFQ; encoded by the exons ATGGCTTGGCACCTTAGTATCCTTGTCATGGCGACAACCTGTTTGATGTTATTCCCAGTAAGCAAGCAGTCTTCAAAGATtgagctgctgcagcagctcaGGAAGCAGCTAGAGTATCCCAGGCAGTTAGATGCATGGGGTAGCCCAAGCAGTGACCCGTGCTACACTCAGCCCACTGCGGTGCTTGCGGTCACCTGTGAGGGAAATGCCATCACAGAGCTTAAGATCATTGGCGATAGGATCACCAAGCCACCAAAATTCAGTGGCTATTCTGTTCCCAATGTCACCCTCTCAGAAtccttcattcttgattcgtttGTTACTACATTGGCAAGGCTAACTACCCTGAGAGTTGTTATTCTGGTGTCTTTGGGCATATGGGGCCCTCTCCCGGATAAGCTTCACCGCTTATCTTCGCTTGAAGTACTTGATTTGAGCTCCAATTTTCTGTATGGTTTGATCCCTCCCAAGCTATCAGTCATGTCGAAGCTACATACTGTGACACTGGATGGTAATTACTTCAACGGAAGTGTGCCAGATTGGCTTGACTCATTCTCGAACCTTACTGTTCTTCGGTTGCAGAGTAACCGGCTGATGGGGTCCATACCAGCATCAATTGCCAAAGCTACCATGCTTACAGAGCTCGCGCTTGCTGGCAATAGCATATCGGGTGATGTTCCAAATTTAGGCAACCTAAGTAAACTTGAGATGCTGGATTTTAGGGACAATGAGTTGGATGGAGAGCTTCCTGAGATGCCTACAGCAGTAGTAACAATCTTACTTAGCAAAAATTCACTTAAAGGTGAAATTCCTGAGCAGTTTGGTCAGTTGAACCAGCTTCAGCACATTGATCTCTCGTTCAACTTTCTTGTGGGGAGTCCTCCTGTAAAATTGTTTGCTCTCCCTAACATCAGTTACTTGAACTTGGCCGCAAATATGCTCAGTGGATCACTCTCGAGTAGTTTAACATGCAGCAGCACCCTAGGCTTTGTGGATTTGTCCACTAACCGACTCACAGGTGATCTTCCTAGTTGTCTAAATGGTAATTTGAATAACAAGGTTGTTAAGTTTGAGGGTAATTGCTTTAAAGTTGACCCTGCCCACCAGCATGAAGGTAAATATTGCCAACAATCTCATAAGTGGAGAGGATCAAGCAAGGATGTTGGATTTGTAGTCACTGTTGTCTGCATATTGTTTATTGTGCTTGTGGTTTTTCTGGTGTTAATGGTTTCCAATAAAAGAAGCTGTCAGGAAGTTCTGTCAAAACAACTGTTCCTGCAAAAGCATACCCAAGATAATTCGACTACAGGAATGTCCTCAGAACTGCTGGTGAATGCAA GGTGTGTACCGCAAGCTGTCAAGTTAGGAACACATATACAGCCATCGCATCGCATGTTTTCTTTAGAAGAACTAAAGGAAGCAACCAAAATATTTGAACGGTCAGCATTTCTAGGCGAGGGAGCAATTggaaag CTTTACAAGGGAAAACTAGAGAATGGGACCCTGATTGCCATAAGATGCTTGGCATTGCACCAGCGATATTCAATTAGGAATCTAAAGCTCCGTTTAGATCTCCTTGGAAAGCTTCGCCATCCTAATCTTGTTTGCCTGTTGGGGCACTGCATTGACAGCACAATTGATGAATCAAGTGTGAAGAGGGTTTTCCTTGTATATGAATATATGCCTGGTGGAACTCTGGCTTCTTATCTTTATG CCTCTAGTCCAGAGAAGACTCTAAAGTGGTGTCATAGGCTGCAGGTGCTAATTGCCATAGCTAAGGCTGTTCATTTCCTACATACAGGAATAGTTCCTGGTTCCTTGTATAATCGGCTAAAGACTTCTAGTATTTTGCTTGACGAACACCTTTCGGCAAAGTTGAGCGACTATGGATTATCCATAATTACAGAGGAGATATACAAACATGAG GTAATAGGAGAAGGGAAAAGATACTTGCAAAATAATGCTGCAGAAAC ATTGTGTCAATATCAAGCCTGGAAGAGTGCTGTGAAGTTTTGGATCCAGTCGTTATTGGCACTTCTTCACAGGATTCCTTATCTGCGGTGGTTTCAATAA